AGGTCGCTCATACCACGGAGGAGCGCGAACGGAGCGAGTAGGGCGCCGACGCCGAGTCCGATGAGGCCGGATGCGGCAAGGCGCATCCCCGGATCGATCGCTTTGCGCTTTCGGTGCGTGAAAAATGTTGCAGCCTGCACGATGAACGCCACGACTCCGGCGCAGCCGAACGTGCCCGCAAGTGTGAGCTGTGTCCCACCGCCCCAGGGCACGATGAGCAAGGTTGCGCTGCCGAACAGGAGGCAGATGCTGGCCCACGCAGCCCGCTCGCTTGCGCCATGGCTGAGCAAGAACATCGGCAAAAGCCGATGCGCGACGCCGACGACTACCATGAGCACGAAGCCGACGATTGCTACGTGAGCGTGCTGCCCGACGGTCTTGAACCGGTCGCTGAGTCCGCCATCGTGCAGGTCGAATGCGAGTACGACGCCGTAGACCGGCGTGGCGAGCAGGAAGACCACCGCCCCGGCGAGCGCCCAGTACGTGAGGTTCCGCTCACGGACTGGAATCAACGTAGCGGCCAGGTTCACGCCGAAGGCGGTGAAAGCGAGCGAGAGACTGAACGCGCCGAAGAGCAGGAGCGAGCGGTTCGAGACGACCAGCGCGATGATGAAGCTCGCGACGCCCAACGTTTGCGCCGCGAAAGACAAATGGACGAGCTTGGGGAATTGGATCGAGCGGCCAATAGCAACCGGCAGAAACTGGCAGAGCGCTCCAAAGATGGACAGCGCTATCCACCCGAGGGTGAAGAGGTGTGTCAGCGCGACGACCCGCGGTACGAAGAAGAGCCCCCGCGAAAGATCGGGCGCCGCGAGGACGAGCCCGATAGCCCCGACGGCGTAGCAGACGAGCGCAGCGACGAAATGCCGACCCGGGAGCCACGGCGGAACGAGCTTCGATGGGGTAAAGCCGGCGCCTGGCGCCGGAACGCGCGGAACTCTCCCCGTCAAGGCGCCAGCGGTAGTCGGGAGCATGCTGCCGCGCCGGATGCACGTGGGGTGCCAAACTCTGAATCAGCGCTTTCTGCTTCTGCGCGCGCTGTCGCGCTTGCGGTAGATCGTCCGCGCCGGGACCCCCAGTGCCCGCGCCAGGCTCGCGCGGTCATTCACGCGAGCCTCGGCCCACCGCAGGTAATCTGCCTCGACTTGCTCGAGTGGGAGCAGTTCAGAGACCGCGAAGCAGGTTTCGGGGGGTTGCTCGGGGTGAGAGCGCGGCAACTCGACGCCCGCAAGCTTCGGCGGCAGGTGCTCGATGCGCAACTCCTCGTCGTCCAGTAGCAGTGCCATGCGATCGACGACATCGGTTGCCGATCTCAACGACAAATAGCGTGCCGCCTACCGTCGCGTCTACGAGGTCTCGGTTCGCGCTGTTCGCGCCAGTGAAGGCGCAGTATTCGTAGCCGAAGAGTTCAGACTCGAAGAGTGTTTCGGGCAGGTGCTGCACTCTACGGGCATGAACGGGCGCTGCTTGCGCCCGCTCATCTGGCGGAGCGGACGTGCAAGCTAGCTCCTGTCCGCTTCCGGATTCGCCGAAGAGCAACACTGGTACCACGCTCGGAGCGGCTCGTTGCAAGAGACCGAGCGCTCGGAGAAAGCTGGCGGAGCGCCCGACGAGTTGTCCCTCGTGGCATCGCGGATCTCGCGGATGCGCTCTAGAAAGAGACCCGGCCTCGGGTCATCTCGGACTGGCTCGAGCTCGTATCGAGGCCCCACAGCGCGCCGTGCCGTAAGTGGAAGACGCGCTGCCGCCGGTCGGTTTCCACCGTCGGGCGGAGCGGGCGGTGATCCATCGCGATCAGGATCGCCGGCTCGGGGTTTCGTCGAGCATCGCCAATGGGCGGGAGCTTCCCACAAACCTGGAGGAGCATGGGTTTTCACTGCCACATGTGGCAGTCGCGGCATATGAGTACTGTCAAATGTGACACATCTCCACCCTGCAGGCGATGCGCAGATCCCGCCGCCTTGGCTGGCACGATTCTGGCAACAGAACGTGGCAATGGCGAATGAGAGACCGTATTGGTTGATCACCACGCGGTCTGACGGCCGGAAGGAGCCAGCGTGATCACCCCGCCGGAGGTGAGCATCTCCGAGATAGCGCTCAGTGCGTTTCGCGACGCGGCACGTGAGGCCGGCGACGGGGAGGTCTTGCGGCTGACGATCGATGCCAAGTTCCACAATGACCTGTACTTCGCCGCAATCGAGCCGAACGACGTTGTCATCGTCGTCAGCGGGCTCGAGCTTGCCATGGACGCACGCACCGCGCGACGGGCGAACGGCCTGAAGATCGATTTCGTCGACGGCGCAGCCGGTCCAGGGTTCAAGCTGGACAACCCCAATCAAGATCGCCCAATTAGAGGTATTCATCCAGCCGACGTGGCGCGAGCGCGCAATGAGCACAAAAAGCTTCAGCTCATTGACGTGCGGCCCGCGGTGGAGCAGGCCAAGGCCCGAGTCGAGGGCGCTCGGCAGCTTGACCCAGCGTATCAGGCGGAGCTCGACGCGCTTCCGAAGGACGCGAAGCTCGTCTTCTTGGCTCACCACAGCAGCGGTGCAAAGGCTGCAGCACGGCTGTTCTACGACCGGGGCTTCCACAACGTCTGGTACGTGGTGGGCGGCATCGACGCGTGGGCGACGATGGACCAGAATGTCCGGCGTTACTGAGTTCGCGGCTGGCAACCCGTGCGTCACCGCAGCGAGGCGATGTAGGCCACGACGTCGTTCATGGCTCGATCATCTGGCAGGCCGAGCGCCATGGGACGCATGATCGCACCCGAAGTGTCTTTTGCGTGTGTCCCCCTCATGCCCCGCCTGAACTTCTCAAGTTGTGCGAGTAGATACCAATCGTCGGTCCGGTCAAGGGGCGGCGCGCCGCTTCCGCGATTTCCGCTGGCGAGGGATCCGTGACAGCCTGCACAACGCCCCCACAAGCTTCGTCCGCGCGCTGGATCGCCCTCGACTACTGCCCGTGCTGGCGCCGGCGGCAGCTGTGCCACGTGGTTGGCGACGGCGGTGATATCGCGCTGGGAGTGCACGCTCCGTGCAACCGATTGCATGCGTGCGCCCTCCAGGTCACCGGGATGCGAGCCGCGTATCCCACTCTTGAACTTGACGAGTTGTACACCGACGTACCAAGCATCGACGCCCGCGATCGCCGGAGCGCCGAGTTCCTTGTTTCCCGAGCCTTCGGGGCCATGGCACGGCACACAGAGCTTGTACACCTCTCGTCCTCGCTCGGACTCGTCGACAGAATGTGCTCGTCCGCATGAAGCCGCCGGAAGAACCAGTACGAGCGCAAACACGGTCAGGTAACTCAACTTCAACACGGACCGCAACATCTTCAGGATTCGTGCCACCCGAGTGGCTCAGCTGCTTCCTTGTCGCCCTCTCGCTCGGATGGTCGCTAGCTCGGGGTAGCCGGGATCCACGGTCGGTGCGGTAGTAGTGGCAGCCCGAAGGCACCGCCCGCAACGGGCAATGTTCCTTGCGGCCGCGGTCTTTGGAGCAGCGGCCGTCCCAGCGTGGCTGTATCTTCGGCAGTGCGGCTACACAGCCGCAAGCGCGGATTGGCATGGGCACGAGCTTCTCTTCGGCTACGTGCTCGCCGTAGTGGGTGGATTTCTGACCGGTCCAGTGTCGCGTCGCGCTGCTGTCGGACTTGGGGTGGCATGGCTCGTAGCCCGCGTTTCGGCCCTGGTCGAGCCATTCGGTACCGTTCACGCGACGGCGACCGCGACCTTTGCCGTTGGACTCGCTGGCCTGTCCGCACCCAAGCTGCTTCGCGGACCTTCCCAGCCACGCAATCGGGTACTCGGGCTCGTGGTAGTTGCAATCTTGGCAATGGCGGTTTTGACGCCGTTTGCACAGGCTCACCGCACGAGACTGCTGCTTGTCGTGATTGACCTGTATGCCATCCTGATCACATTCATGGGCGGGCGGCTGATCGCTGCGGCGGCTGCGGGCGCATACTACCGGAGCGGGCGTCAGCTCGACGCACGCGTCCAGCCGCGCCTCGAGGCGACGGTGTTCATGGTTCTTCTCCTCCTCGCTGTGAGCGATCTGGTTCGGGCCCCCGCGCTCGTTACCAGCGCGATCGCGATTGTCGCTGCGGGTCTCTCCCTGGCGCGCTGGTTGCGATGGCGTCTTTGGACTTGCTTGGGGTCGTGGAGCCTCAGCGCACTCGGCGCGGGCTATCTGTGGCTGGCCGTCGGACTCGGACTTCGAGCCTTACGGCAGCATCCGTTGTGGGTCTTACCCACTGACGCGCTGCACGGCTTGACCATCGGTGCGATCGGAGCACTCACCCTGCTTGTGATGGGACGCACCCAGGCAATGACGACCGGCGTACGCCCCGAGCGCTCGCATCGATTGCTGCTCATCGCGATCTTCGTTAACGCCGCGACGGGGCTACGATTGATGGCGGGGCTCACGCGCTGTCTGCCTCGCACGTACCTTCTGCAAGCCGCTGTTGTGGCCTGGTCCAGCGCTTGCTTGGTCTTGGTGTGGTTTCTGCTCAGCTTGCCGGAGGCCTCACGAGGGCAGAAACACAACGGTGACGCCGGCTCCCACGACGGCCATGACATACCGAACCCGACGTAGCCGGAATTGGGAAGCAGACCAAGCTCTTTGGGACCGCGCCGTGAGATGATCGGTGGGGGAAGTTCAGGAAGCGGCGGTCGACGGAAAAATCGCTTCCCGATGGATCCCATCACTTGCCCTTGAAGCCGCGGACGATCTTGACCAACTCGTCCACGACCTCGGGCTTGCTCTTCAACTGCGGATTCGGGGGCATTGCCGCGCTCTTGCCCACTGCAGCACCGCCCTCGAGGATGGCCTTGCGCAACTCGTCGTCCTTCACCTCGTCCTGCCACTTTGCGTCCGTGTAGTCGCGGGGCTTCGGATTCAGCGCGGCGGCTCCGGGACCATCGCCCTTGCCGTCTTTGCCGTGGCAGACGACACAGGTGGTGTCGAAATACCTCTTGGCTTCGGCAGCCGGATCGTCGGCTGCGGCCTGAGCGGAAGTCGCGGCGGCGGAGCCGGTTTCGGTTTTCTTCTCGGACTTGGAGCATCCGATCGCGAGCGCCGAGCACAGCATGGCTCCGGCTACGACCGCGGCATTGACCTTGTGCATGAATCCTCCGGGCATGTGCAATAGATAAATAACTTCGCTTCGGGTCGTCAGTGACGACCCGCGGGCAGGTTGCATTTGGCATGCCATTGCCAAGAACGACGAAAAGAATTCACCAAATCAGGGTGGAGAGTACTAATTGTTTGAACGAACAGCGATGGGCACGCTCCAAATTCTCGCGAAGGCACCCTCCCTCTCCGGTCTCGAGCCCCAGATCCTCACGCGCATGGCCTCCCTGGCCACCACGCGCACGCTGTCTCGAGGCGAGTTCCTGTGGCAGGCGGGAGATCCGGCCCGCACCATGACGATCCTGCGAGCGGGCCTGGTCAAGGTGGTGCGTCCCACGCCCAAGGGTCGCTCGGCCATCTGCGGCATCTTCGGCCCGCCGGAAAGCGTCGGCGACCTCGCGCTGCTCAAAGACGTGCCCTACCCGGCAGGCGCCGTGGTCGCCACGGAGACCGCCACCATCGTGCAGATCCCCCGCCCGATGGTGATGGAGGCGATGCGACAAAGCCCGGCACTGGCAGCGTCCATCGCTTCGGGAATGTGGAACAAGTTGGTTGCCTTGCACAACAAGATCGACGTCCTGAGCGCGGGCTCAGTCGAAGCACGGTTGGCCACTTTGTTGCTCAAGCTGTACGATCAGTTCGGCGACGAATACTATAGCGAAACGTCCAAGATCCCCGTGACGCTGTCCCGCCGAGACCTCGCGGAGCTGGTTAGCACCTCGTTCGAAACCGCGATCCGGGTGATGAGCCGTTGGGCCACTGAAGGCGTTCTCGAAACCAACACCGACGGCTTCACGATTCACAGATTGGACACACTGCGCGAGATCGCCGGCATTTTCGATGCCGGCGAGCCGTCCGCCGAGTAAGGCGCGGCCCGCGGGCAACTCCAGCTTCAACACGGCGCGGCCGCTGGCTGAGTTTGTAGCGCGCGGCCGCCCGCCAGGATCAGCCGAGCCACGCGCGATCAAAACGTGGCGCTTGTTGAGGGTCGTTCCCGGCCTTGCCGGGAAGAGAGAAGCGGCCTCGGCTAGAGCTGTGCGCAGCTACCAGGATCGCGCTCGCCAATAGAGGAAGACCCGGCACCTGGTTTTCGAGTCCGACCCCGGGTCTTCACGGGCGCGGAATTGGGGTTCCGCTTGCGTCAGCAGCGTCTGCCAGTGTCAGGGAACCCGTACCCAATTCCTGGGGATGACGATCCTCGACGGACGGGTTCTCGATTGCGGCCAGAGTGGTCGGCGCTTCGTGGTGTGCAGCGACTGCGGCCGCAGGCGGCAGAAATATCGCTGGGTGAGCTGCGCTGAGATTCGCACTTCGAGCCGCGCGGCGGCGAGCACGCGTTTCGCGCGTGCGGAAAAGCTCGGCGAACGACCTGCAGCGCGTCGAAGTAGCGCTGACCGCGCTGATTGCAGCTCGGTTAGGGCACCACGTCCTGTCCGTGGGCGGACTCCTCACACCGGCGGACGAGGTGCCGAGATTCCACGACTGCGGATCGCCCGACGCCGGCTGGCACATCGAGCCGGCCGCGGCTCAGGTCGCGAAGAACAGGCCAAGTGTCCCCAATATCTTTAGTTCGTCGGCGGCGAGCAGCTACTGCATTGAGTTGTTCTCCGCATCGACCAAGCTCCACGTCGAGTGCGCCTGGACGCGAGCGTAGGCATCAGAAACGATATTTCGAATGACAGTCCGTGCAGCCCTCGAGCACGCGGCCGAGCTCGAGGGTGGCTCGAGGTAGATCCTTGGCCTGCGCGGCGCGCATCAGCCGCACCAGCCGCTCGTGGAACGCCTCGTCCTGCTTCTCGAACTGCTGCAGATCGCCCGGGTTTTTGGGCGGCCGATAGCTTCCGGTCTTCAGCGCCGTCTCAGTAAGGGTGCGCGCACCGTGCACTTTCTTGATGCCCCCGGCAATGGCGGCCAGGTCGTTGTTTGCAATGGCCGTGACCCAATCGCGAGTGGCCTCATGCAACACGCGCATTTCATTCTGCACTGGGTTCACACCGGCTGGCAGCTTGGAGGACAAGGCGGCGCCGTGGTCGTGGGTGTCGGATGGTTCCTGGTCGTGCTTGCAGTTGGCGAACAACGCGGTGGCGAGCACTGCGAATGTCAGCGACCATGTCTTCATGATGCCTCCGCGGGGCGCACACGTCGCTCGTCGCTGGCGCGAAAGCCGGCAACGGCGACGGCAGTCCAGAAGAGCATGCGGACCGACATCGCCGCTATGGTGCGACCCTCGAAGGCGCCGCCGCGGAGGACCCAGATCCCGAAGCACGCAAAGGCTACGGCTGTGGCCAGGGCCAAACCACCCGAGAGCCATGCGGCAATACGACGACCCTGGGCGAGGAACACGGCTGTCACTACGTAGGCAAACCCCGCGAGGAAATTGAACCAGACGATGGCTTCCACATAGTTCCCCACTTTTTGCTGGTCCGTCGCGGAGCCAAAGAGCACGCGCCCGCCCGCGACGACGGTTAATACTCCGAAAACGCCAGCCGCCGCAGAGACGATGGTCAACCAGCCAGGACGATGCTTCATGTCGTGCTCTCCCGTGGGCGAGGTGACAAAACGAGCTGGACGGAGTGCCACGCTACGTCGGCTCCCACATTCGAGTAGCGCGTCAATATCGCTCCGCGCAGCACGCCGGTAACCATCCACAACAGGACCTCCACGGGCACGTCGCGGGTGACGAGTCCCTGCTGCTGCGCTCTCAACAGGCAGTCCCGCACGAAGCTAAGCGATCGCTCCACGATCGTCCGCACGCTCTCAGCTTCCGCATCCCCCGCTGCCTCCGCTAGTCGGTCGTTGAAGATCAGACGCAACACCAGGGGCTGTTGGCGACCGAGGGCCAAGCGGCGAAGGAAGAACTCGCGCAAATCGACCATCGGATGGTCGGTCTGTGTTGGGAACGTCGAAAGAAGGCGTTGCTCAAAGCGAGCGATCGCGGCTGCGACGATTTGCTGCATCGATTCGAAGTGGCGGAACAGGGTGGCGTCGGCCACGCCCACTCGCTTCGCAACCTCGGCGGCGGTCAACCCTCGAACACCTCGTGTTGCAATGACGTCCAGGGCGGCATCGGCAATCTGCGTGCGTCGCGCAGCTGCCGGCAGGCGCTTTCGAGCCAGTTGCATAGTAGCGAGCAATCACTAGCACAGACCGAGGCCGGCGTCACGGGGCATTGAGAATGAGCGCAAGATTGGGCGCCACTTGACGAGTGCAGCCCCGAAGCTAATATGTGAGTAAGTACTCACTAACAGAGGAGAATGCATGACGGTCAGAAAGCCAACCGAGGAACGGCGTCGCGAGATCGCTGCAGCGGCCATCAAGATCATCGGGGAGCGGGGCTTGCGCGAGTTCACTGCGGCCCAGTTGGCTGAAGAAGTCGGCATCAAGGATGCGACGATCTTTCGACATTTCAAGGACATGAACGAGGTCAAGGAGGCGGCCCTCGATCGGCTGCAGGGGCTGGTCGACGCAGCCCCGGATCCCATGGCTGCGAACCCGCTCACTCGCCTGGAGCATTTCGTCAGGCTTCGGCTACACGCGGTCTCTGTCCAACCTGGGATCCAGTCCCTGATCTTCTCGGACCAGCTATCCCACGCCCTGGGCGACGAAGGTCCACGGCGGATCGCGGAGCTGAGGAATCGAGGTCGAGATTTCGTCCGGTCGTGCCTGCAGGACGCGGCTCAGCAGGGCCTGATCCGCGAGGACACCGACATCGAGAGCGCAGTTCTCCTGATTACCGGAATGGCGATGGGGTTCTTGTTCGCAGCCAAGGACGGGGCGGTCACCGCACCCGTGACCGAGGTGGAAGAGCGGTGCTGGCAAACCGTCCGGGTGATGCTCGAGCCGAGAGAGGTCAAGCCATGAAGGCGCTGAAGCTGCTCCTCATCGTCACCGGCGTCGGCTTGTTCCTCGCCGCTTTCTACTGGCTGTTGACCAATCGCGGTCCGCTCGCACCAGTGGGCGTACGGGCTGGCAGCGTCATTCGCGCGGACATCAGTCCGAGCGTGTTCGGTATCGGCACCGTAGACGCTCGCCTGGCCTACGCCGTTGGCCCGGTCGCTCCAGGACGAGTCCTCAGGGTGCTGGTGGACCAGGGCGCGGTGGTCAAAGCTGGGCAACTGCTGGCGGAAATGGATCCGGTCGACATGGACCTTCGCGTGCAAGCCGCCAAGAGCGCGGGGGCGCGCTCACGCCAATCCGTCCGCGTGGCGGAAGCTCAAGTCGAGGAAGCAAGGAGCCGCGCCAAGCTCGCCAAAACCAATCAGAACCGTGACCGGGCCCTGTATCAGAAGGGCGTCATCAGCGAGCAGGCTCTCGACAGCAGCAACAACGAGGCGGAGCGGGCTGAGTCGGCGCTGGCAGCGGCGCGGGCCAATGTCGCGCTGGCGAAGCAGGAGGTTGGGCGCACTCGAGCGGAGTCTCGAGGTATCTCCAGCGTGCGCGACAGCTTGAGGATCGTCAGCCCCGTGGACGGCGTGATCGTCTCACGGGAGGTCGAACCGGGAGCGACGGTGGTCGCCGGTCAGGCCGTGTTGCGCCTCGTCGACCCCAAGAGCCTTTGGGTCCGGGCGCGCATCGACCAGTCGCGCGCCCGAGGAGTGCACGTGGGTCAAGAAGCCAGCATCGTGCTGCGCTCTGCGCCCGACGCACCTAGGTCGGGGCGGGTGACCCGCATCGAAATGCAGAGTGATCCGGTCACCGAGGAGCGGATCGTGAACGTGAGCTTCGAGCCACAGCCTGCACAGCTATACATTGGTGAGCTGGCGGAGGTGACCATCAGCCTACCGCGCCAGATCGGCGTGCTCGCCATGCCCAGTGCCGCCGTCTCCCGCAAAGGCAACGAGAAAGGGGTGTGGCAGATGCTGAATGGTCGAGCGCACTTCACGCCGGTCAAGATTGGCAGTCAAGGCCAGGCGGATCTGGTCCAGATATTCTCGGGTGTGAGTGAGGGGGACAGCGTCATCGTCTACAGCTCCGCGCAACTCGAAGAAGGAGTCCGCGTTCGGCAGGAGAGGGTCGAGCCATGATCAATCTCGCTCGTCGGGACGTAGCCAACCATCTCGGTCGCTACCTACTCACTGGTTTCGGGCTGGGGTTGCTCATTGGCGTCACGTTAACCATGGCCGGCGTGTATCGGGGCATGGTCGACGACGCCAAGGTGCTCTTGCGCGCTGGTGGCGCCGACATCTGGGTCGTGCAACAGCACACCTTGGGACCGTTCGCAGAACCGTCCAGCCTCCCCGACGACGCTTATCGGGGCATCGCAGGCCTGCCGGGCGTGGCGGAGACCGGCAACGTTGCCTACCTCACGATGCAGGTTCGCCGCGCCGGCAAAGACGTGCGAGTAATGGTGGCGGGCTACGAGCCCGGGCGGCTTGGCGGCCCGCCCTTTCTCGTCGCCGGGCGACCCATCGCCAGCGCCCACTACGAAGCCGTGGCCGACGTGAAGACGGGTTTCCAGATTGGAGACCGCATCGGTATTCGACGCAACGGTTACACGGTGGTCGGGCTCACCCGTCGCGCGGTGTCATCGAACGGCGATCCGATGGTCTTCATCCCGATCAAGGACGCCCAGCAAGCGCAGTTCCTGAAGGACAACGAGTCCATCGTCAATGACCGGAACCGGCTTGCAGTGGACCCCGCGGTGAATCGGCCCGGTCAGCCGGGCGTGCTGAAAGCGGTCGAGGCGATCCAGACCTCCTCCCATCGAGTCAACACCGTGTTGGTGCGTGTGGAGACGGGGGACGATCCACGTCAGGTGGCCGACGACATCAAGCGCTGGAAGCACCTGACCGCGTACACCAATGGCGAAATGGAAGACATTTTGGTGGCGAAGTTGATCGCGACCGCCGCTCGGCAAATCGCGCTGTTCTTAGTGATTCTGGCGATCGTGAGCGCGGCCATCGTGGCCTTCATCATTTACACGATGACCCTCGGCAAGATCAAAGAGATAGCCGTGCTGAAATTGATCGGTACTCGCGACCGCACGATCGCCTCGATGATCATGCAAGAGGCGCTGGGACTCGGATTCATCGGCTTCTTCGTTGGCAAGTTCGCCGCCACGCTGTGGGCGCCGGTGTTTCCCAAGTACGTTCTGCTACAAACCAACGACGCGGTGGGTGCCTTCGGGCTCACGCTCGTGATTTGCGGGCTGGCTTCGGTGCTGGCGATCCGCGCGGCGTTGCACATCGACCCTGCGGAAGCGATCGGCGGATGAAACCATGACCCACACCGAGCCAGCCATCTTGATCGAGAACCTCACCAAGCGCTACGGCAGCGGTTCCACAGCCGTGGACGCCCTCAAGGGCGTCGACATGCGCATCGAACCCGGCGAGGTGGTGGGACTGATTGGACCCTCCGGCTCCGGCAAGAGCACGTTGTTGAAGTGCTTGGGTGCGGTGATCGAACCAACGTCCGGGCGCTTCACCTTGGCCGGCGACGTGATCTACGAGGACGGCTGGAAGCGCAGCGACTTGCGCGCGTTGCGCCGTGATCGCATCGGGTTCGTGTTCCAGGCGCCTTATCTGATCCCGTTTCTCGATGCCACCGACAACGTGGCGCTGCTGCCAATGTTGGCTGGTGTCAAGAACTCCGTGGCCCGCGCCACAGCGCTGGAGATGCTGACGGCGCTGGACGTACATCACCGCGCGCAAGCGCGTGTTGCCGAACTCTCGGGCGGTGAGCAGCAACGCGTGTCCATCGCACGAGCGTTGGCCAACAGGCCGCCCATCATCCTCGCCGACGAGCCAACCGCTCCGCTCGATGGCGAGCGCGCCCTGGCCGTCGTGCGGATCCTCAATCGCCTTGCCCAGGAGTTCCGGACAGCCATCATCGTCGTCACGCACGACGAGAAGATCATTCCGACGTTCAAGCGCATCTACAACATCCGCGACGGGCGAACCTACGAAGAAGTCGGGGAGGGGCGGGCGATATGAGTCCTAGGGCTCCGACGTGCGACACCGCGGCATCATAGACGTTCGCGCGGGAGAGGGACGCTCCGCCGCGGTCGCGTTCCTCTCGCTCTTCATCTTCATGACCGGCCACGGCGTGTTGGAGACGGCGCGGGACGCGCTGTTCCTGTCGCGTCTGCCGGCGACGCGGCTGCCGTGGGTCTACTTCACCATGGCCGTGGCTGGGCTAGGGGCGGTTTGGCTCGTGCGCCGATCGTCGCGCCGATCCGGCGCCCAGTTGGTCACTAGCCTCGCCATCGCCGCCACTGGCAGTGCGCTCTTGGCGCTGGCCGCTCGCGGGGCAAGCGCCCTCGTCCCGTACGTCGTGTACGTCTGGGTCGGTGTCGTGGCGACCGTCGTTAGCGTTCTATTCTGGCAGTGGCTCGGCGACCGCTTCACTGTCGAACAAGCCAAGCGTCTGTTCGCTCCCATCGGTGCGGGAGGCATGCTGGGCGTGGCGCTCGGATCGCTGTTGGCCGCTTGGTTGGCGACGCGGCTGTCCTCACCGGGGTTGATCGCGGTCGGAGCCGCGTTCCTGATGGGCGCCGCGATCCCAGCCCTCGCCATGCGGAAGAACGACCAGGGCGGCGAACGGACGAGGACTGCTCTCGTCGCGCCATACCGCATCATGGCCAATGAGCCTCACGCGCGACGCCTGCTGTACCTCTCGCTGGCCGCCAGCGTTACCCTGACGCTCGCCGACTACCTGTTCAAGAGCATGGTGGCCACGTTCGTGGGGCGCGAGCAACTGGCAACCTTCTTCGGAGGGTTCTACGGCACCGTGAACTTCTTTGGGCTGGTGCTGCAGGTCGGCGCAACCGCTTGGATCCTCCGCCGCGTGGGTCCGGTTCGGGGCCTCGCCATCCTTCCGACCGTCGCCGCCATCGCCGCCACGGTGTTCGTCGGGGTGCCCGCGCTGGCAGCAATACTCGTCATCAAAGCGGCAGACGAAGCGCTCCGTCATTCCGTCCAGCGGAGCGCGTTCGAGGTGTTGTTCTTGCCGCTGCCCGGGGGCACGCGTCGCTCGATCAAAGGTGTCGTTGAGGTCGTCGGACAGCGCGGTGGACAGGCATTGGCGTCGGCGGCAATTCTGGTCCTGGTAGCGGCGGGGGTGAGCTCTCGCGGATTGGCGATCGGGGTAGCACTGCTGGCGTGCCTCTGGTTGGCTGGTCTGTGGGGCGCCACTCGCATCTACTTGGACCTGTTCCGGCGTCGGCTGCGGGCGGGCGCAAGGTACCTAGCGACCACGCTTCCAGAGCTCAACCTCGGCGCTCTCGAGGTGTTGCTCGCGGCATTGAACAGCATCGAGGAAACGGAAGTCCTCGCGGCGCTTGCCATTCTACGGGAGCAAGGCAGGGGTGATCTGATCCCACCGCTCTTGATGCACCACCCCGCACGCGCGGTAGCCCTGAGTGCGCTCGACTCTTTGGCTCACTCGGGCAGGCGCGACATCGAATACATGATGGAACTTCTCCTTGAGAGCGAGGATCCGGCCCGCAGGGTTGCGGCACTGCTTGGGCTCGAGCAACTTGCCCCCGAGCGGCGCTCGGTGCAGGCCCACCTGGAGGACAAGGACCCCCGCGTGCGCGCCGCAGCACTCGTGGCGCTCGCTCGCCAACCCGAGCACGAACCGCGTGTCGTGCGCCGTGCAGTCGCGAT
This portion of the Polyangiaceae bacterium genome encodes:
- a CDS encoding efflux RND transporter periplasmic adaptor subunit; amino-acid sequence: MKALKLLLIVTGVGLFLAAFYWLLTNRGPLAPVGVRAGSVIRADISPSVFGIGTVDARLAYAVGPVAPGRVLRVLVDQGAVVKAGQLLAEMDPVDMDLRVQAAKSAGARSRQSVRVAEAQVEEARSRAKLAKTNQNRDRALYQKGVISEQALDSSNNEAERAESALAAARANVALAKQEVGRTRAESRGISSVRDSLRIVSPVDGVIVSREVEPGATVVAGQAVLRLVDPKSLWVRARIDQSRARGVHVGQEASIVLRSAPDAPRSGRVTRIEMQSDPVTEERIVNVSFEPQPAQLYIGELAEVTISLPRQIGVLAMPSAAVSRKGNEKGVWQMLNGRAHFTPVKIGSQGQADLVQIFSGVSEGDSVIVYSSAQLEEGVRVRQERVEP
- a CDS encoding ABC transporter permease — translated: MINLARRDVANHLGRYLLTGFGLGLLIGVTLTMAGVYRGMVDDAKVLLRAGGADIWVVQQHTLGPFAEPSSLPDDAYRGIAGLPGVAETGNVAYLTMQVRRAGKDVRVMVAGYEPGRLGGPPFLVAGRPIASAHYEAVADVKTGFQIGDRIGIRRNGYTVVGLTRRAVSSNGDPMVFIPIKDAQQAQFLKDNESIVNDRNRLAVDPAVNRPGQPGVLKAVEAIQTSSHRVNTVLVRVETGDDPRQVADDIKRWKHLTAYTNGEMEDILVAKLIATAARQIALFLVILAIVSAAIVAFIIYTMTLGKIKEIAVLKLIGTRDRTIASMIMQEALGLGFIGFFVGKFAATLWAPVFPKYVLLQTNDAVGAFGLTLVICGLASVLAIRAALHIDPAEAIGG
- a CDS encoding ABC transporter ATP-binding protein, translated to MTHTEPAILIENLTKRYGSGSTAVDALKGVDMRIEPGEVVGLIGPSGSGKSTLLKCLGAVIEPTSGRFTLAGDVIYEDGWKRSDLRALRRDRIGFVFQAPYLIPFLDATDNVALLPMLAGVKNSVARATALEMLTALDVHHRAQARVAELSGGEQQRVSIARALANRPPIILADEPTAPLDGERALAVVRILNRLAQEFRTAIIVVTHDEKIIPTFKRIYNIRDGRTYEEVGEGRAI